AAGGTCGCTGAAAGGCTACGCGGCGGCGACGCGGACGAACGCGAGGGCGACACCGTAGGCGGCGAGAGCGGCGGCGACGGAGCCGAACACGAGGGCCGCGGTCGCGCCCGCGGCGGCGATACGGTCGAGTCCGGTTCCCACCCCGAGAACTCGGAGTGCGGCCGGATCCACGGTCGCGACGGTCGCCTCGATACCGACGGGGACCGCCTGCACGGCGAGCGCGAGAGCGACCGCGACGGCGACGACGAGCGGAAGTCGACGGTGCAGTTCGCGGACCACGTTGGGACGGACGGCGGCCACGGGGCGACGTGCGGCGCCGGCGCGGGGCGTGCCGCCGGGGCGGTCCGACCGGCCGCCGGTTCCGGCGCCGTCGCGACGAGCATTCGTGAGCGTTCGCACGCCGATCCCGTGCGAACGGTTCGCGGGGGAGTCGTACTCGGTTGGGTTCTCCGCGTTCGGGGGCGCTCCGGACATTCGGGGCGTTTGGCCCCCTCACCGGTGAAAAACGTTCGCGTCGCCGACGGCGGTCGCGTCCCGTGACGACCCCGGGGACTACTCGCCGGCGACGAGGACGACGGCGACCATCGCGAACCCGACGCCGAGGAGCTTCCGAGCGGTGACGGGCTCGTCGAGGAGGACGACGCCGACCGCCGAGGAGGCGACGAAGAACATCGCGAAAATGGGCGCGACGATCGACACCCGGCCGACCGCCAGCGCGCGGTAGTACGCGAGGATGCCGACCGCGAGACAGGCGCCCGCTCCGAGCACGTAGCGCATCCGCGGGTCCGCGAGGTGCTCGACGACGCCGTCGCCGGTGAAGCCGATGACGGCGAGCGTCGCGACCACGAGCACCGAGTTGGCGACGAACGCGGCGACCGTGCTCGGGATGGCGCCCTCGCCGGCGGTCGCCAGTCGCATCAGCGGCGCGACGAACGAGTACGCCGCCAGCGCCACCACCGACCAGGCGATGTAGTTCATACCCGTTCGTGGGGGCTGTGGGGTTTGAGCGATCCGAATCCGAACGGACGCCTCGGCGTCGACCCGTCCGTGTGTCTCGGCGTCGACCCGTCCGTGTGTCTCGGCGTCGACCCGGCCGTGTGGTGTGTTCGCTGATATCGCACCGGGCGAAACCGCTTTTGCCGGGCGAACGAGTCGGGGAGTATGGACGAGGCTACCCGATCCCTGATAGACGCGCTCGTCGCCGACGCCCGCGAGTCCACCGCCGACCTGGCCCGCCAGACCGGCCTGGACGAGGCGGCCGTCGAGGAGAAGATCGCCGAGCTGGAGGCGTCGGGGGCCCTGCGCGGTTACACCGCCGTCGTCGACTGGGAGGCCACCGACGAGGAGCGAGTCAGCGCCGTCATCGAGGTGAACGTCGAGCTCGACCGCGAGACCGACTACGACGACGTGGCCCGCCGCATCGCGGAGTCGCCGGCGGTCGACTCGCTGCGGCTGATGTCGGGCGATTACGACTTCGCGGTCAACGTCTCCGGCTCGTCGATGGGCGACGTGTCGCGGTTCGTCTCCGAGGAGGTGGCGCCGCTGCCGGCGGTGACGAAGACGGTCACCCACTACGTGATGGAGACGTTCAAGGAGCGGGGGATCCGCTTCACCGACCACGACGACGACGACCGGCTCTCCGTGACGCCATGAACGGGAACGACGACCGAGCCGAGACCGACGGCGGCACCGCGGAGGGCTCCGCGCGGACGGAGGGCGGACCCTCTCGCTTCGCGCCAGCCGACCGCGTCGAGTCGGTGCCGCCGTCGGGGATCCGCGAGTTCTTCGAGGTCGCGGAGAACCGCGACGACGTGATCTCGCTGGGCGTCGGCGAGCCCGACTTCACCGCGCCGTGGGCCGCGCGCTCGGCGGCGATCGACTCGCTGGAGCGCGGCCGCACCAGCTACACCGCCAACCGGGGGATGCTCGACCTCCGGGAGGCGATCGCCGGGCGCGTCACCCGCTACGGCCAGTCGTACGACCCCGACACGGAGATCCTCGTCACGACGGGCGCCTCCGAGGCTGTCGACCTGGCGTTCCGGGCGTTCGTGAACCCCGGCGACACGGTCGCGCTCCCGACGCCGACGTACGTCTCCTACGAGCCGGGCGTGCGCTTCGCGGGCGGGGAGCCGCTCCCGGTGCACACCCACCACGAGGACGACTGGGCGCTCACGCCCGAGGCGCTCCTAGAGGCGGGCGCCGACGAGGCCGACGTGCTCGTGCTGTGTTACCCGAACAACCCCACGGGCGCGACGATGGACGCCGACGAGATGGACGCCGTCGCCGACTTCTGTCGCGAGCACGACCTGCTCGTGATCGCCGACGAGATCTACGCCGCGCTGACCTACGAAGGGGACCACCAGTCGATCGCCACCCGACCGGGGATGCGCGAGCGCACGGTCGTCATCAACGGCTTCTCGAAGGCGTACGCGATGACCGGCCTCCGGCTGGGGTACGCGATGGGCCCCGAGACGGCCATCGACGCGATGACGAAGGTCCACCAGTACGCGATGCTGTCGGCGCCGACGACCGCCCAGCACGCCGCGCTGGCGGCCATCGAACGGTGCGACGACGAGGTCGAGCGGATGCGCCGCGAGTACGACCGACGCCGGCGCTACGTCGTCTCGCGGCTGCGCGAGCTCGGCATCGACGTGGCGGAGCCGGGCGGTGCCTTCTACGCGTTCCCCCGCGTCGCCGACGTCGCACCCGAGGGCGACGCCCGCGCGTTCGCGACCGAGCTGCTGGAGGCGGAGGGGGTCGCGGCCGTCCCCGGCACGGCCTTCGGCGCCGGCGGCGAGGGCCACATCCGCATCTCGTATGCGACCGGACTCGACGACCTCAAGGAGGCGATGGCGCGGCTGGAGCGGTTCCTCTCCTGACGACCCGTCTCGCGGCGACTTGCCTCCTGACGACTCGTCACCCGGCGCCCGTCCCTCGACGACCAGTTTCCCGACTACCTGCTCGTGACCGCGGCGCAGTCGCTGTCTCTCGGTGTCGCTGTTCTCTCGGTATCGGGAAACCGCGTCGTCGCGGCGGCTCGGACTCCCTCAGATGTCCTCGAACTCGTCGTCGTCGAACAGGTCGCCGTCCGCGTCGGCGTCGGCGCCGTCGAGGTCGCGGAAGGCCCGCTCGAACTCGTCGTCACCGAAGCCGGCGACGTCCTCGTCGAGCTCCTCGCGCAGGGTGGCCGCCCGCCGTTCGAGCGTCTCGTACTCCGCGGACTCCTCGAGCGCGGCGCGGCCCTTCTCTGCTTCGAGCACGGCCATCTTCGACGTGACGGAGAAGAACTCCTGGACCCGCGAGTCGTACGTCGACCGGGTGTACAGTCCCTCGACGGTCTCCAGCAGCGACTCCCGGGTGACCGGCTTGACGAGGTAGTCGTCGAACCCCATCTCGATGATGTCGAAGTCCGGCTCGACGGCGGTGACCATCGCGACGCGTGCGTCGATGCCGCGGTCGCGCGCCTCATCGAGCACCTCGTCGCCCGACAGGCCCGGCATCCGCCGGTCGAGGAGGATCACGTCGACGGCGTCGTCGAGCTCGTCGAGGGCCGCCTGCCCGCCGTATGCGGTCCGGACCTCGTAGTCGCCGCCGAGCCACGCCGCGTACAGGTCCGCGAGGTCGGGCTCGTCCTCGACCACGAGGACGACCGGCCGCTCCTCGGCCGATCCCGGCTCCGTCGTGTCCGTGTTCTCACTCATGCTGTCTCCTCTCTCCCGTCCGTCCGCCGGCGACCGACGAACCGTTACCAAGCGTCCCCGTTCCGCATGCCGGCCCGGCCACTCCCGATCGGGCGAGCGTTCGAGCGTACCGACGCCGTCCGGCCATCGATTGGTGTTGTCACCGCCGGGTACTTAACCGTATGCGATGCGGGAGGCCCCTGCCGAAAACGGGTGGGTCGGGTGACGATCTCGCGTCACGCCTGCTGTTGTGCCCCACTATCCGCGGTGGCCACCAACCACCGACGGGTCGTACGTCGGGCGCCATCGAAAGGCTACCGGCCGAGGAAGCCGATATGGCCGAACACAGCTACTGGAACGCATCCGGTCCCGAGCACGCGCTCGATCCGGCGAGCCCGTCACTCCGGACTGTAGTTCGGCGCCTCGTCGGTGATCGTCACGTCGTGGGGGTGGCCCTCGGTCTGGCCGGCCTGGGAGACGCGGACGAACTCCGCGCGCTCCTTGAAGCCGGGGAGCGTCTCGGCGCCGACGTAGCCCATGCCCGAGCGCATGCCGCCGACGAGCTGGTGCAGCTCCGAGGAGAGCGACCCCTTGTACGGCGTCGCCGCCTCGACCCCCTCGGGGACGAACTCCTCGTCCTCCTCGGCGTCCTTGAGGTAGCGGTCGCCGCCGCCCTCCGACATCGCGCCGACCGACCCCATGCCGCGGTACTGCTTGTACCGCTTGCCGTTCATCGTGATGACGCGGCCGGGCGCCTCGTCGGTGCCGGCGAAGTACGAGCCGAGCATGACGGCGTCGGCGCCGGCGGCGATCGCCTTGATCGCGTCGCCGGAGTAGCGGATCCCGCCGTCCGCGATGACGGGCACGTCGTGGCGCTGGGCCACGTCGGCCACCTGCGCGACGGCCGTGATCTGGGGCATCCCCGCGCCGCTCACGACGCGCGTGGTGCAGATCGAGCCGGGGCCGATGCCGACCTTCAGGCCGTCGGCGAAGTCGACGGCGGCCTCGGCGGCCTCGCGGGTGCCGATGTTGCCGACGACCACGTCGGCGTCGACCTCGCCCTTGATCGCGCGGGCGGAGTCGAGGACGTTCAGGTTGTGCGCGTGCGCGCAGTCGATGAACAGCACGTCCGCGCCGGCCTCGTCGGCGGCGACGGCGCGCTCCTCCTCGAAGGGGCCGACGGCGACGCCGACGAGCAGCGAGCCCGACTCGTCGCGGGCGGCGTCGGTGTGCTCGCGGCGCGCGAGGGTGCCCTGCATCGTCACCAGGCCGACGAGGCGGTCCTCGTCGTCGACGACGGGGACGCGCTCGATCTTGTGGTCGTACATGAGCTCCAGCGCCTCGCGGGCGTCGACGTCCTCGGGCGCGGTGATGACCTCGTCGGTCATCGCCTCGCGGACGGCGTCGGACTCGCCGACCTCCAGGTACGGCCGGATGTCGGTGCCCGAGATGATGCCGAGCACGGCGTCGTCGTCGTCGACGACGGGGGCGCCGGAGACGCCCTCGTGTTCCATCATCGCGTCGACCTCGCGGACGGTCTGGTCGGGGGAGGCGGTGACGACGTTCTCGCGTCGGATCACGAGTTCGTCGGCGCGCTTGACGCGCTCGACCTCCGCGGCCGTCTCCTCGACGGTCATGTTGCGGTGGAGCACGCCGAGCCCGCCCTCGCGAGCCATCGCGATAGCCATCTCCGACTCGGTGACGGTGTCCATCGCCGCCGAGAGGACGGGGGTAGTTAGCTCGACGTTGGTGGACACCCGCGTGGACACGTCGGCCTCGTCGGGCTCGACCCGGCTCTCCTTGGGACGCAAGAGAACGTCGTCGAACGTCAGCGCTTCCGGTACCTCCAGCTTGTGTGAGAACGGACTTCCGTCGGACCCGTCGTTCGCCATATCAACGGTGTTCGGGGACACCGCAAAAACGTTGCGAGAACCGGGTGGCTTGGACAGTAAGTAACACACGGACGTGTACAGATCCCGCCGGATTCTCCCCGTCGCGGCGGACGGACGTGCACTGAGATGCATATCCACGCGTGTCGATCCACGGGGACCGACCTCGGGCGCGAGGCGGACGGCGTCGCCAGGAGTCGTACGGCGTCGATGGGGCCCGCCAGCCGGTCGATGGGAGTCGCACTGGGGTCGAAGTTGTCCGCAAGAATTGCACGAGGGAGCATCCGATCCCGAGGGTGTAACGGGGATATCGGCTGGTTGCCGATGAACCGTAGCACTAGTATTTAAAGAACGGTGAGAGACCGTTCGCACCGTGTGGGCACGTCCCACGCAACGATTAAGTCTCACCTACGATACAGTGGGAGTATGGACTTCGAGTCCCGCTTTGGAACGGGTATCGTCGGCCGGGTGAGCGACAACGCTGCACTCCCGACATTTATCCCGTTCAAACGCGGGCTCGACTGGTGCACAGGGGAACGCCTCGCGCGTTGCTCCGCCCGAGCGTCCGTCAGCTCCGGTTCGTCACCAGACTCCCATCCGGTCGTGGGTTATGCCGGGTCGTATCGCTGAGCCGTGAGTACCTCAGCACACCCGATCGCGCTCCGTCTGGAGCGGCGCGTCGGCGGCGCCACCCGACTGCTCGCGACCGTCATGGCGCTGCCGCTTATCGACGGCATCTTCCCCGCGCTCGTCATCGCGGGCGCGCTCACCGTCCCGTTCGGCATCATCGAGACCGGGCTGCTCATCTTCGGCGGCTCGGCCACGATGGCGGTCGTGCTCGCCGAGATGGACGGAACCCCCCGCGAGAAGGCGGCCTCCATCCTCCTGCTGGGCGCCGTCATCGTCCCCGTGGCGATGGCGGAGGCGGCGCTGGCGGAGACGATCCAGAGCCTGCTGAACCCCGACGTGTTCCACCGCTTCGCCGGCCTGGTGATCCTCGCGATCGCCGCCAAGACCGCCAGCGCGGAGATCGGCGAATACCTCCCAAGCCCCGGCGCGATCATCGGGCTCGGGTTGCTCGCGTCGTTCCAGCCGGCCGGCGCGGAGCTGATGGTCTCGCTGAACCCCGACCTGCTCGCTCGCGCCGGCGCGGCCGCCGGCGTCGGCGTCGCGTTCGCGCTGTCGATCGCGCTGGCGGGCGACCACCTGCGCGGACGCGTCGACATCGACCGCTTCCGCTTCGGCTCGTCGGTCGCGCTGGGGATCCTCTCGCTGTCGGTGCTGGGGCTGCTCCCGACCGAGCAGCCCGTCGCGCTCGGCGTGCTCGTCGTCACCGGGCTGTTCGCGTACGACCCGAACTCCGACGACGAGGGCGTCGCCGACGAGAATGCCGACGGTCCCGACGCCGGCGCGGCGGCGGTCGACGCCGTCCCGGAGCCGACCCACGGGGGCGCGGTCACCACCGACGGCGGCGACGAGATCGACGCCGACGCGGCCGAGGACGCGGCCGACGAGGGGTCCGAGTCCGACGCCGGCGTCGCCTTCGGCAGTTCGCCGACGGCGCCGGCGGCGGGGATCGACCCCGTCGACTCCGCGGGCGACGCCGACGGGGCGGACGACGCCTCCGACGACGACTCCGACGACGAGCCCTCCCGCGAACCCTGGCTGTGAGCCGGCGCCGCGTCGGCTGACCGGACGGGATCAGTCGCGGGCCGTCCCGTTCGGACCGCGAGTTTTTACCCGATCGGCCGCAGACGCCGGAGCATGAGCAATCGCGTCGTCGAGGGACGGATGGTCACGCCGGAGAAGCTCGCCGAGCTGGTCGAGGGCGACTCCGTGATGGACGCCGAGCCGATCGAGGACGCCGACCGCGAGTGCCCCGAGTGCGGCGGCGACGTGATCTCGGTGGGCTACATGCCGAGCGTGATGGAGTTCGTGACGGCGTACAAGTGTCAGGAGTGCCCGTGGGGCGAGACCGACCGCGAATAGCGGATCCGATCGAAATCCCTTTACGGCGCTCCGGGATAGTGAGGAGTGCACGGGGTCGTGGCCAAGCCCGGTATGGCGACTGACTCCAGAGGCAACGCGCCCGGTGACGAACTCCAGACTGATATACCGAGCGTCCGACTGATCATCGGACGCGACGACGACCCTCTGGAGTACCGAGGTGCCGACCGGAGATATCAGTCGATCGGGGGTTCAAATCCCTCCGACCCCATTCCATACAAAACAATAGCGGAGGCTCTTGCCACTACGTACCTGAGGGAACCGTCGTCGCGGACCGGAGGTGGTGTGCGTCAGTCTCGGTTCCGACGCTCGCGAACCGACGGCCGAGCCGGTGCTGTGTGAGTTCTGTGGCTTCGAGATCGAGTACGTCGGTCAGGAGTGTCCCGCGCTCGACGACGGAAGGTGTCAGTCGTGAGCGCCGACGACGGCGTCACCGGGTGCGACGATCCTCGCGACCACCTCGTCGGCACGCACGTCGACCAGTTCGCTTCAGTCATCGGCGGGTACCTCCGGCCCCTGGCGGGGCAGGCCGCCGCCGAGTACGTCGCTGACGTTTTGGGTCCAGCTCGGTGGCGAAGTCCTCGTGCGAGTCGGCGACGCTGGATACCCCACGTTCGAGGACCTCGGCCTCGAACGTGGGCTCACGTTTGGACGCCATCGAAATATATAGTACTAGACACACCACATACCTGAGAACACGGTTCGGTGAAAGTGAAGTTCGGAGCGTAGAACTAACCGAAGCACTTTCATTGTAAGGATTGTAAGGATTGCACGAGCGTATGTCGAAGGCTAACAAGCGAATCCCGGTAACCGAGGAGCGGTGGCGGGAACTCAACGAGCTGAAGGAAGCGGGCGAGACGTACGACGATCTGCTCGAAGACCTCATCCAGGAACACCAACGTCACAAACTGGCCGAGAAGACCCGCGCAGTCCGTGAAGCCGACGGCGACGACCTGACCTCGCTCGATGAGTTATGAGGTCCTCCTGGCGGACGATGCACGAGAATATCTCGTCAGTTTGGACGACAAGAGCCAACGAATTCTGAAAGAGAATCTCCGGAAGTTAGCGGACGATCCGTATCCACGGCCCGGTTCAGGGTTCGGAGATACGGAAAAGTTGGTCGTCGACAGCGAGGAGATCTATCGACTCCACATCGGGCGAACTCATACGGCCTTCTATGATATTCTAGAGGACGACCAGGAGGTTCGCATCGTCGATATCATGGACATCGACGAGGCGCACAAGCGGTACGGATACTAGGCGGGTTCGAGTGAACCAGTTGGCCAGCCTACCCAGAAACTACTCCGTCGTCTCCGGGGCGTCCTCGGGTCCCGTCGCGACGGCGGGGTCGGAGCGAGCCGCGTCGAGGTTCTGCTCGCGCTCCTCGCGGATCGCCGCCACCTCGCTGGGGTGCTCGTGGTAGTACGCGAGCGCCCGGTAGACATCGGCCACGTCGAGATCGTGGCGGTCGGCGACCGCCCGGGGTTCGAGCCCGCGGCCCTCCACGCGCTCGTACACGAACAGCACGCTGATGCGCGTTCCGTCGATCCGTGGGTCGCCGCCGAGCACGTCCTCGGTTCGGACGATCCGAGGGGCGTCTCCGCCGTTCGACGAAGTCGTCTCGCTCACACTCGGTCGTTCGTCGTCATAGAGTAAAGTCTCTCCCCCGAGATATCGTCCATGTCAAAGGGGGGTTCTAGCGAGACAGGAGTTGGGAATGCGAACCCCTCGCTGAGGATGAGTTGGAGGAACTTCTGGCGGCTGCGCGACTAGTTCGGGCACCACGTCAATTACGGCGCGACTCTGCAGACCGTGACGAATCGGGTGAAGCGCGTCGCGGCGGCGACGGAGATCCGCTAGAAGATCACGCCGCACGTGCTGCGGCACACCTAAGTGACGCTTATCGCCGCGCGCGGTGCGACACCGCAGTACATTCGGCAGACGTTGGGTCAAGCTGATTTGTCGAGCGCGAACGACTACCTGCAGTACGCGGGGACGCAGTTGGACGCTAAGGCGGGGGAATTGTGATGAGTTGCTCGATTTAAGTATACTTGGTTTATTAATCGGAATCAGATCCCGGCTATAAGAACTCACGATGCCTCTCATCGGTGTTTTCTTCTAAACGGTCTCGATGAGGGCCATCCATTCGCTGACTATCAACTGCCTCTATTTGAGTGCCATATTCCATCGATGCCTCCAATAATGTTCTTCCTTTGATGGGTAAAGCGAGGTCCGCAAATTCTTGAGAATAGGGCTCTTCATCAATATCTTCGTAATGAATAGTCATTTTGAGTCGAAGCCATTCTTTCCCAGCCTCGGCCAACTGCCCGGTTGCATGAACAAACGCTGCGGGCACATCATCATGATCACCCTGATATTCTCGGCGTGAACGAATGTAGAGTGCGCTTGTCAAGCTGAATACCTCCTCAGAGGTCTCTGGCTTTATGTAACAATTCGGACTTCGAACTGCGGGTCCACTTCCCGCACCTTCCTTTCTCGGAACCCATCTAGTTGGTCTGGTATAGATGTCTTCTTCAGGTGCCGACTTCCAGTCTAATACCGGCTCCAGTTCAATCTCAACATTTCTCGCAGCCCCTTTACCCACGTTGCTAAGAATGATGCAAAAATCATCATGTTCACCGGTCCCGATGTGGTCAATTTCCAGTAGCGGTTTATGTTGTAATTGTTGAAGTTCATTTTGATTTTCCATTAATTTTCTTTGAGTGTTCTGGATTGATGCCTGTTTATCATACAATAACACCAAAAGAGCGGATAGAATAATCGATCCGACTGCTCCCAACACTTGAGCGATTTCGGGAAGATTATATGGGGATGATATTTCGATCATATTTGTGATCATACTATATTCTAAATATGAAAATGTCGACAAACAGAGAATACATACCACAGATGCAATCAATAGAGACTTTCTAATTCCAATTATTGAATTTTCAGTTTCGTGTCTTTCATTCATTCAATGGCTAAATGGCGTGTGACATGACTTCAGTTTGTGGATTGAAACTCAAACGTAGAAAGGCTCAGAACTTGGTGGATGTAACCACGTTTCCACTCGAGACAGATACCGAGGGCAGGTACTTGCTCGGGTCTTCCATCACCCGAACCCCGCGTACCAACCCGGACGAATCCGCCCACTCAGCCGAATCCCCGGAACGGGCCGACGGTGATCAGCGTCCAACTCACCAGCGAAAGCGAGCAGTCCCCGCGACGAAATGACCCACTCGTGCACAAATCCCTCACACTTCCCCCTGCTAAATAAACTCAACTACGCCCGATCCAATCCCCCTCACTCATGCGCCTCGGGCGGCGCAACCCGCTCCATCGCGGCCTCGAAGTCGCTCATTGTCACCGACAGCGCGTCGGCGTGGTCGTTCGCCTCCTCGCCGAACTCGTCGGCGACGCGCTCGACCGCCCGCATCGTCGCCTCCCGCACGACCGCCGTGAGTTCCGCGCCGGAGTATCCCTCGGTGTGGTCGGCCACGCTCTCCAGGTCCACGTCCTCGGCAAGCGGCGTGCGCTCGGTGTGGACCGCGAGGATCTTCCGGCGCCCCTCCACGTCCGGCAGGGGCACCTCGACGTGGCTCTCCAGGCGGCCGGGGCGCACGAGGGCGTCGTCGAGCGCCTCCCGGCGGTTCGTCGCCGCGATGACCGCGAGGTTCGGGTTGCTGCTGGCGCGGTCCAGCTCGGTGAGCAGCTGCGAGACGACGCGCTCGCCGACGCCCGAGGAGTCGCCCATGCCGTCGCGGTCGGTCGCGATGGCGTCGATCTCGTCGAAGAAGATGATACTGGGCGCCGCCTGTCTGGCGCGCTCGAACACCTCCCGCACCGCCTTCTCGGACTCGCCGACGTAGCGGTCGAGCAGCTCCGGGCCGGCCACCTCGATGAAGTTCACCTCCGACTCGCCGGCGATGGCGCGCGCGAGCAGCGTCTTCCCGGTCCCGGGCGGGCCGTACAGCAGGACCCCCGTCGGGGGGTCGGCGCCGGCGGCGTCGAACAGCGGCGCGTACGTGAGCGGCCAGGTGACCGCGCGTTCGAGCGTCTTCTTCGCCTCCGTCAGCCCGCCCACGTCGTCGAAGGTCGTGTCGGGCTGTTCGGCGACGTACTCGCGCATGGCGGAGGGCTCGACCGCCGCCAGCGCCGACTCGAAGTCCGCCCGGGTCACCTCCACGGTCGCGAGGTCGACCTCGCTGTCGGCGTGGCGGGCGCGCCGCAGCGCGGTCAGCGCCGCCTCTGTCGTCAGCGAGTCGATGTCGGCGCCGACGAAGCCGTAGGTCCGCGCGGCGAGGCGGGCGACCTCCACGTCGTCGGCGAGCGGCATCCGACGGGTGTGCACCTCCAGGATCTCGCGGCGGCCGGCCTCGCCCGGCACGCCGATCTCGATCTCGCGGTCGAAGCGCCCCCCACGCCGGAGGGCGGGGTCGATCGAGTCGACGCGGTTGGTCGCGCCGATGACGATCACGTCCTCGCGGGCGTCGAGCCCGTCCATCAGCGAGAGCAGTTGGCCCACGATCCGATTTTCCATGTCGCCGCCGTCCTCGCGCTGGCCGGCGATGGAGTCGATCTCGTCGAAGAAGATTATCGCCGGCGCCGACTCGTCGGCCTCCGCGAAGATCTCCCGGAGCTTCTCCTCGCTTTCGCCCTTGTACTTCGAGGTGATCTCCGGGCCGGACACCGAGATGAACGTGGCGTCGACCTCGTTGGCGACGGCCTTCGCGATCAGCGTCTTCCCGGTCCCCGGCGGCCCGTGCAGGAGAACGCCCTTCGGGGGGTCGATGCCGAGGCGGGCGAACACCTCCGGCTCAGACAGCGGGAGCTCGATCGTCTCGCGCACCAGATCGAGCTCGTCGTCGAGCCCGCCGATGTCCTCGTAGGTGACGCCGCCGGCGGGCGGCGCCGACCCCGGGTCGCCGGGGGCGGGGGACCCCGCGCCGTCGCCTCCGCCCGCGCCGGCGTCGGCCCTGTCGCGTCGGTCGCGCGTCGGCAGATCCAGCGACGCGCCCGTGCCGGACGTGGAAGTGTTCACGCCGTCGTCCGCCCCGTCGCCATCCTCGCCCCCGTCGGCGTCGGCGGCGTCGCCGGCGCCCGTTTCACCGGGGTCGCGCCGTTCGACGACGACCCTCGTGCCGTCGTGGATCTTCACCGGGCCCTCGGGACGGGTCGCGCGGACGACGAACACGTTGCCGCCGAGATGCGGGATCCGCACCTGCTCGCCCGCGCTGACGGGGCGGCCGTCGAGGTCGCGCTTGGCCGCCCGCGCCAGCGTCGCGTCGTCTATGTCGACGCCGTCGAGCGCCGCGGGCGCCGTCAGCGTGACGGCGTCGGCCTCGCCGACGCGCTCCTTGTGGACGCGCACGCGCTCGCCGATCTTGGCGCCGGCGTTGGCGCGGGTCTCGCCGTCGACGAGGATCTCGCCGTCCTCGGCGCCGGTCCCCGCGGGCCACACCTTCGCCGCGGTCTCGCGCTCGCCGGCGATCACGACCGTCTCCCCGGACAACACGCCGAGTCGGCTCATCGTCGCGTCGGACAGGCGCGCGATGCCGCGGCCGGCGTCGCGCTTGGCCGCGCCGCGGACCGTCAGCGCGACCTCCTCGTCGTCGCTCATGTCACCGGGTTTGGAGGGCGGGGGCTTACCGCTTTCCACGTCCGGTCCGTCGACGGTCCGCCACCGCGACGGTCCGCCCGGGGAGAACCGCACCCGAACGGTCATGCCTCCGGCGACGGAACGGGCGGCCGTGTTCGCCGCGCCCTCCTGTCCGA
This genomic stretch from Halobaculum roseum harbors:
- a CDS encoding AAA family ATPase gives rise to the protein MSDDEEVALTVRGAAKRDAGRGIARLSDATMSRLGVLSGETVVIAGERETAAKVWPAGTGAEDGEILVDGETRANAGAKIGERVRVHKERVGEADAVTLTAPAALDGVDIDDATLARAAKRDLDGRPVSAGEQVRIPHLGGNVFVVRATRPEGPVKIHDGTRVVVERRDPGETGAGDAADADGGEDGDGADDGVNTSTSGTGASLDLPTRDRRDRADAGAGGGDGAGSPAPGDPGSAPPAGGVTYEDIGGLDDELDLVRETIELPLSEPEVFARLGIDPPKGVLLHGPPGTGKTLIAKAVANEVDATFISVSGPEITSKYKGESEEKLREIFAEADESAPAIIFFDEIDSIAGQREDGGDMENRIVGQLLSLMDGLDAREDVIVIGATNRVDSIDPALRRGGRFDREIEIGVPGEAGRREILEVHTRRMPLADDVEVARLAARTYGFVGADIDSLTTEAALTALRRARHADSEVDLATVEVTRADFESALAAVEPSAMREYVAEQPDTTFDDVGGLTEAKKTLERAVTWPLTYAPLFDAAGADPPTGVLLYGPPGTGKTLLARAIAGESEVNFIEVAGPELLDRYVGESEKAVREVFERARQAAPSIIFFDEIDAIATDRDGMGDSSGVGERVVSQLLTELDRASSNPNLAVIAATNRREALDDALVRPGRLESHVEVPLPDVEGRRKILAVHTERTPLAEDVDLESVADHTEGYSGAELTAVVREATMRAVERVADEFGEEANDHADALSVTMSDFEAAMERVAPPEAHE